Sequence from the Amaranthus tricolor cultivar Red isolate AtriRed21 chromosome 1, ASM2621246v1, whole genome shotgun sequence genome:
ATCTGGGAGGGAGTGGCGGCATCCATACAAGTTGTCAAACTGTTTACAATAACAAATAGGCCGTGAGCAGACAACTACATCACAACATCATATGACAATCACTCGCATTAAAATATTTAAGGCTCCTTTTCATCCATTTCAACTATAAATTATTCTTGCGATTAACAGCtgatataatttaaacaaaCCTTTGTTACctgtgtccgatccttgatactcggacattggtatggcagtTAGACACTTCAATATAGGcgtaaaatagaatatttagacgtatccgacatcagtatccgagtccaagtaacatagaaaCAAACCATGACTAGTTACTAACTACAATATATAATTGCTGAATGTGGTATCAATGTGTGCTCATTTAGttcaaattatcaaaattagCCATCTTCAAACCAAAATAATGTATCTCACAATGATTTATACTAGTGGAAAAAGTATACCTTGCTCTTGGTGACAGAGTCGTTAACATTGATGGCAGGGAAGAGCAAAGTGCCGTTAGCCTGCATTTGGTAAAGCCTCTTAACACCGGTAGTGGTCTCTTCGGAGACACCAACCAATCTCTCCTTCATCTTGTGGTACCTCTTAGGGTCAACCTTCAAGCTGTCACGGATCAAACCCAAGACAAGCTGGAACTCAACATTGTCAGTTGAGCTAGGGTCGGGCACCTTGCCAGACTTCTCAAATTCTTCCTCAGCCTTGACTCCCTCGTGGATCAACAAGGTAGCATCGCCACCATCATCGACAATGAGGTCGGGACCACCACCAGGACCCCAGTCAAGTGCCCTCTCTGTGCACCACCAGTACTCCTGGAGGGTCTCACCCTTCCAGGCAAAGACTGCTGCACTGTCCCTAGCAATAGCAGCAGCAGCATGGTCCTGTGTGGAGTGAATAAAAGTACTAGAATAAGTACATAACTCATAAATGTTTGAATGCACATTAAATCAATTAAACATATGATTGAGTAAATCAGCATATATAGATCCAATAATTGCTCATCTTAGACCCAATCGTGGATAACCACAAAATTCAAGGGACAAGATCCAAATTTTAAGctgaattttatattttgataattcTTCAGTCTTCACTCTGCAATTTTCATCTACTCCAATAATGAGATTTAGCAAAATTCCACACAAAATCAAATCTAATAGCAGAAATACCATGATTGTCACTCACTGAAACTTAATATGACAATTTATCAGCAAAATTCTTGGCCTTCGGACAACTCGTAATGCGCCAATCTAacaaattttgaccatttgATTAAATCAATAGTGTATATAAAAccatttcattgataattgcaTAAAACTCACCAACCAAAATtcgatgaaaaattataaaccaACCATAAATTCCACTGGTACTCTAGATCCGACCCTCAAAAACCCATATAAAAAATCTACAAAACCCAGATCGTGGGTAGCAAatgaaaatctaaaatttaacaaatcccttttcaaaattcaaaagtttCAGATCTTAATGTAGATAAGGCTAAAATCCAAAACTTCGGGAAATCCCAGATTCAAAAAccaaaagaaagggaaaaaattataaacctGAGTAGAGAAGATGTTGCAAGAACACCAACGAACTTCAGCACCAAGAGCAGTAAGAGTTTCAATAAGAACAGCAGTTTGAATAGTCATGTGAAGAGATCCAGTAATCTTAGCACCTTTAAAGGGCTGAGAAGGACCAAATTCAGTACGACAAGCCATCAATCCAGGCATTTCAACTTCAGCAAGTTCAATTTCAAGCCTGCCAAAGTCAGCCTGAGACAAATCCTTAACCTTGTACTCCCTTCCTGAGGTTGTCTTCTCCACTGACAATGAAGTAGCCATTGTTTTTGGTCTTTTTTTCACTCTTTCACACTCAATTTTGTGACGAAAATGGAGAAACAACAACCCAAGAAAGGAGTATAACAAGGATAAGGAGAGGAAGAAAAGAGAGGGGAAGCGAGGAAATATGGAAATGAGGGGAGGGACTATAAATAGGTTTGAAAGTGTTTGTATGTACGGCTGTGATTTCTTTTGTGGTATCTTTAGATCTATTCATCTAATGTTTCAGATTTTTTTTGGGTTGGTGATGACTGATGACCGATGAAAATTACTCCTATCAActtttttcttcttcctttgtCGGTAATTTGGTATtgaatgaaataaataaatgataatcaaaaagttaatataatttttgtatcAAATTTTTTGAATCATTATGCTTATACAATTTTTATTCtcaattttttcataaaattcttTTCAACGCAATTACTATTTAAAGACGAGACAAAGTATTTTATGATTCAAATTTCATTATTCTGATACTAACATTTCAACAAAAGCTACATTGCAAATTAATCTATTGTCATTATTTAgtacaaattataattaattaattctcaatctcataatgtccaaatagTTTGACTCATATAATTTCAaggcattttttattttaaaatggtagaatattaatgcatttttttacaaaaaaaaaaacaatttttttgaaagaagtaaataaggtataataaaaacattatttttcgaaaaaaactttgaataaagtacaatataaatattattgcaATGATAATGGATGGATAAATAAGGTAGAATATTATTGAATTAATAGATATATTAATAAGGTAAAATTACTTGGGGTTTCGCTTTTCTCATATCCTCTCCCTCCCTTAAGGAGTATGATTATGATATTTCAGCTACCTTTTCCTCTCAAATCTTATCTTTATGCGGAATGTTGGACTGATAATCATTACCATTaccataaataattaaaaatattattaaatttctttttattaagacAATAATTGTTCATGTTATTATGGTTGCTAGgagaaattgattttgaatgGTGTACCGAAattttaatagtaatattaCTCCATAAACCAAAAATGCTTCTGACTCAATAGATAGAGCATTTGCATGTGGAGCAAAAGGTTTGGAGTTCGATGTCTACTGAGTATAGGTATCAGTTGAGAGGTTTCTTAACAACGCGCATTTCTTTTTACTCCCTCCTTAAAAAAATGAGTATAATTCCACCTAAATTCTACCTTATACGGAATACTAAAAGTGTACTTTACCTTTATTATTACTCCATAAAATTTTACCAATCTTTTACATCGTTGTGGTCACATCGCATAAGAGTATGTCCTTGACTCCTTGTTGCCTTGCTTGATTTCAAAGTGAGAATTCTTGCTACCACCATTAAAgagaatttcatttgaattgaaataaaataataaagcaaaattttctaaaattgtGTCTTTTTGTAATCTACGGCACCTTCCACAAAACAATATTTTGACACGTCTACTTACCAATTTTTTTACACTAATTGGGACGGTCTCACGTTGAGACCATTTTTATTGAGCTagcccaatatatattttttgtcttaaaataatcacttataacattaaagtgatcacttataattttaatataattaatttttatagtcttagaattattacttataaccttaaaacgattgagctcaatgcaaaaaaaaattgaagaaatgAGCTATTATATGgacccgtctcatggtgagacggtctcatacaagacgagctttTTTTAATGGTATTGGAATTCATTAAATTAATCCCTCTGTCCTATATAAATTGTgactttttaaaattgataaattaaaataatacaatttatgtaatattttttgtcacatgtttaattttataatcaaattaaatatttttatattaacaaTTAGAAATATGATAGTTATTTGGTAAATTATTAAATCATTTACCAATATATGacacatattttatttatttttatgttttttctatATTTGTCTAAAATGGCAACACTTTTACTAATCacattgtaattttttattctttcttcTATTTTACTATCTCATACTAGAAGACTATTCAATTACTCTATGTAACACTTCTACTTAATTTGTACTACTTTGAAAGGAATAATAGTCTCTTCATGTGCGCAATtcactaaaaaatttattttaactcTATTTGTTAGTCTTGTTTTCACTTTTCTAACTTTATTTCTtatctatttttaaaataaaaattatatttagtatatatcatatatgtTTAAGTTTGGTGATTTGAGTGTGCCATGATGAATGCATATTGATATTTAGATATATGGAGGTGTGATTGATGTGGAGAAATAAAATCACAAGCATCAAAGTGATGCTTAGTCTATGTGTTCGAAATAAGCGACAATGGGTTGAGTAGTGGCTTAAATGAGGCACCAATTTAAAAGGAAATTGTAAATGCACTGATGAGGTGTCCGAATGAGATGTTAATGTGCTCGAGCATCCTTTTAGTAGTTGCACCTCTTTATTTTATGTCGCATGCTACTTTGTGGCTGATTATTCCCTCTCTTGATGTGGGTTTTTTTGTCCCATGACACATGACATCTAGTATAAATAGGGGTAATTACACTCTAACTTAGACCGATTCTAATCCTAAAGCCTAAACACAATAGCCTATCTTCTTCTTTCACTCTTCTTCTAGTGTAATATTTTGTGGTAAAAGTTCTTGTGAATTCCATTGTTTCTCTACTTATAATCAAACTAACTAGCACCTAAGAAGTAACCCAAATTAGGCGATCCTCGTAAATTTATgtcatatttattattatacttatttCCCATTATTTTCATTCTTGGTTGGTTGTTTTAAACAAGAGTTTCTACACCTGTATTCTTAGATGTTTTAGGCCTTAATCTCCATTCATTTCAATACATTTAGTACTTTACCTAAATATCCATAGAGTAGGCGAAACAATTTCTTTGTATATTATATGCAAATGggtattttcttattattatttttcaaagaTATCTAAGGCAATGTATAATGAAATGGCTATTCAAAGTGAGGGATATCAAAACAATAAgctcatttttaaaattttcttattattatatttatattaattaggctataattttttttgaagtgttCATTTGatgtttttagtttaattatttatttcactACAATCTCTTTTTCTTACATCCCATGGGCTATAAATAtcgtaattataaatttattttattaagaaaaagaaaaatgacataatatataatttaaatatataaatgacaTATGAATATGAgtgattgatttttttaaatctatGCAAAGTtgatattgtttatttattgttGGAATAAATTAATTAGTCTCTTAGCCAGCGTATTATAATTCTAACAGCATAAATAAAAATGGATGGAGTAAGATTAGATACCTATATATAGTGAATGCATTAGAAGCTCcatacaataaaaattaaagctaATGTATGGACAACATGACACACTACAAGTCTAATAGATGGTACAAAACAAAAGTATAAAGCATATGGGAAAATCAGATACCAAGCAAAGGccatataaaaatgttaatcgTCGGTGGGCCGTTGCTACAATACACAATACACAATACACAATACACAGGTGTGTGCTTCTAATTAACTAAGACAAACTTTGTAGGACTGAACCATCCTCACTCATCACTCATCAGACGTACGTGGACTGTGCCTTTACACTTGATTGGCTCACCTTCCCCGATCACGACATAATTATGGGTTAACCTACTGACTTAAAGCTTTTCTTTTCACGTTTTAGCATGTACTTAAAAAATCAATCATCTCTTTAATTTCGATCCTATAGAAAACTCCAACATTATCCTCGAATCAAAAAAATCCACTTAATCATATTTctagcattttttttttattacaatccTTAAAAAGTTAACGATTAAATATAtatgatgaagaaaaaaaatgtgaaacaTAAGTTTAAATTACATGTATTTTCTAATTTCGGTGAATAGACATTTTTTACATATACGATAATCTATAAAAGAGGAATTGAAGTATTAGTTGATTGCTTTCATAGTTTCTccttttacaataaaaaatatggCTAAAGCCTAAATGGTTGTTGAGcgcataatattatatttgtgCTCCCACAAATTAGCAAACAATAAGCATGTCATATAATCACTATTTATTTAGTATAAAACATAGTATAATTTAAGTACTACTCCCACCTACTATACAAAGCACTCATCATgttctacaaaataattatttattttgccTATAATTTCTTAACTACTCcaatatattcatatttttagaattttaattagGGAGTCAACTATATGGCGTCTTTTCTTATAATATGTTGCTATATGTACATGtaaagaatatataacatatctttgtcggtttttaaacttttatttaatttagtagTTGATTTAGTTTCTTGGCACGGTCGTATCAAAAGCTAGTACgacaagaggtcacgagttCAAGTTTCTCAACAACCttttatttaaagtgaaatatttagcgtTAGGTATGGACGAAGGCCCCACCCCCTTGCTGTGATCCTTTGTATTTTTGGCTTTGCCTCCTTACTAATATGGTAtatacaaattgttgtgagagacggtctttccgAGAGATGTATTAGATATATGAGC
This genomic interval carries:
- the LOC130814611 gene encoding adenosylhomocysteinase: MATSLSVEKTTSGREYKVKDLSQADFGRLEIELAEVEMPGLMACRTEFGPSQPFKGAKITGSLHMTIQTAVLIETLTALGAEVRWCSCNIFSTQDHAAAAIARDSAAVFAWKGETLQEYWWCTERALDWGPGGGPDLIVDDGGDATLLIHEGVKAEEEFEKSGKVPDPSSTDNVEFQLVLGLIRDSLKVDPKRYHKMKERLVGVSEETTTGVKRLYQMQANGTLLFPAINVNDSVTKSKFDNLYGCRHSLPDGLMRATDVMIAGKVGVVCGYGDVGKGCALALKAAGARVIVTEIDPICALQALMEGFQVLTLEDVVSEADIFVTTTGNKDIIMVDHMKKMKNNAIVCNIGHFDNEIDMAGLENYPGIKRVTIKPQTDRFVFPETKTGIIVLAEGRLMNLGCATGHPSFVMSCSFTNQVIAQLELWNEKASGKYEKKVYVLPKHLDEKVAALHLGKLGAKLTKLSKDQADYISVPVEGPYKPAHYRY